GTCGGTGCAGCGGGCGTGGCGGGCGTTGCCGTACCCCTCGTGAGCAGCTTCCAGCCGTCTGAACTGGCCAAGGCAGCAGGCGCTGCGGTTGAAGTCGACATCTCGGCCCTGAAACCCGGCGAAAAGATCACCGTCGAATGGCGCGGCAAGCCGGTGTGGATCATGAAGCGCACGCCCGAGCAGCTGGCTACCCTGAAGAAGGTCGACGCCGAAGTGGCCGATCCCAAGTCCGAGCGCAACAACATTCCCACGCCCGAATATGCCAAGAACCAGTGGCGTTCGCGCAAGGAAGACATCTTCGTTGCCATCGGCATCTGCA
The DNA window shown above is from Brachymonas denitrificans and carries:
- the petA gene encoding ubiquinol-cytochrome c reductase iron-sulfur subunit, with amino-acid sequence MSDTPVDASKRTWLIASSCVGAAGVAGVAVPLVSSFQPSELAKAAGAAVEVDISALKPGEKITVEWRGKPVWIMKRTPEQLATLKKVDAEVADPKSERNNIPTPEYAKNQWRSRKEDIFVAIGICTHLGCSPSDKLTPGPQPSLPDNWQGGFLCPCHGSTFDLAGRVFKNKPAPDNLEIPPYMYLSDTRLLIGEDKKA